The DNA region TGTGCCCAGGGCTGACAGGGCTTTCTTTGCCAAGGAACGCAGCAACCTAGGTAGCCCTGGCCACTTAATCCCCAGGggtccctcccctgcccccacttaAATAGGCATAAATAAAAGGGATCTGGGCTCCAGGGCTCCTGGGGGGCCTTACCTTCCCCCAGCCTACCCTACTTTCCAAGGGGCGGGGGAGACCTTCCAGAGCCAgagcctttcctcccctccccaccccccacctcccaaccTAATACTAGGGGACAGGATGGGAGAAACAAAAAGCCCCCAAGTAACAACAAAATCCAACCCAAAACGAGGAGGTAGTATCGAGTCAGTGTCCAGAGCAGTGGGTGCCATAGCCCCCGGGCTCCTCACAGCACAATCCATGTGTACCGCTCGTTGTCAGCCAGGACCTTCAGGGAGCAGCCTGGAGGGGgtgggacacacacacatacacacacacacaagacaaGTACATCCCAACTTCTTTTGGGCACCCTTTCTGCCTCTTGTTTATAGGCTCAAAGGAGTTAAGCTGGAATGGCCCTCAGAAcatccaatccaacccccttacttgacagaggaaactaaagcacagaGAGAAGACACTTGGCCAAAATCACACAGGAAAGATCACAGGATTTTAAAGAGTTGGAGGGGCCATtctactgaggcccagaggttaaatgacatgctcgAGGTCAGACAGTAAACAAAAGAGCCAGCATTTCAATCCAGTGCTACTTCTAGGATAAAGGATATGATACACACTATCAACGTAGCCAAACCTTTATGAACCCATCTCTGCTTTGTGTCACTGACACACCTCTGGGAGGTCCCAAGTCCCCATAAGGTTAATTCCCATCACAGGAGTAGGGCAGCCCTTTGTTCTCAAATCATCTCATAGTGTAAAAACATAAGGCTCCTTACCCCATTAATTTGGGGATCTGGTGACCAGATTCATTGAAGGTCACTCCATCCTCACCTTTCACAATCTCTTTTCCCCCTCAGTCTTCCCTTTCCAGACTGGATTCCTCTTTAGTCTGTCCTCAGGAGCTCTCCCTCTCTGCCCATCCCCCACTTCTATCTTTGCTGCCGTTAGCTTTGGGGCCTTCTCTAGTTCCGTTCTATCTGGAGTTGGGACAACGAGTCCTAGGCACAGTCCTAGTGTTGCAGTTACAGATCAATGATTGATACTTGAATGAACAGGGCCTTTATATGAGGGGAAGGGCAGGTTTTTAGGTGGGGGCCTCTGTGTCCTCAGAAGTCAAAGCCAGATAAGAAGACCGACAGGCCAAGCAAGCAGAGGAAGAGAACGCTGGGTCGTTGAGACTGCCTGAGCCCCACCTTTGTGCAGTGCCTCATTGGTCATCCTGTTGACATAACGGCCACTGTTCTCAGGCACTAGCCACTTCATCACCATGTCCACACAACTCTTTCGATAGGAGCTCCAGACGCTGccactggaaggaaaaaaagcagctcACACTGGATTCTGTGTGGGACAGACCCCCTCCTTTCTAAATCAGCCTTGGCCTCACCTGGTCTGCCCTTTGACCTCAGTAAGATCACCCACGCTGACCGTAACGAAGATGCCTGTGTTCAGGTCCCAGGCCACCTTCAAGCTGGTATGATAGGTCTTTGGTCTAGAGGGCGGGACAgaggataaactgaggcccagggaaaatGGCCTAGACTATTGGGGAAGGGGTAGAGAGTGGAAATGAGAGGGTCATAGGATTCTGAGCTGCAAGGAGCCTTAAAGGCCCCTCATCCAAGCCCCTCTTCTCACAGATGGGGAAAACTACAACCTTGAGAAGGGAAACACTAGGCCCGGGATCCCCCAGCTACCAAATAGcaaaaaagggctctgaacccaggttctcttcaCTCCAGATCTACTGCTCTTCAGACTGAAACATCAGAGCTGTCAAGTGGAGAGCTAAGAGGCCTGTAGTAAAGGCCAAGGGGGCAGCATCATCATCCTGTGCTTGGTCAAGTGGCAGGCCTGGGGTACACAGGGGCGAgcacttccctcccccctccctcaccgGAGCTGGGCCTCCtcattgggggaagggaaggccaGGAGCAGCAGGCCAATGTTGATGAGGACCTGGTTGGTTTCAGGACAGACCTGGTAGGGGAGAGAGCAGGGGAGGACAATGAGGAGAAGCCCCAGAGCCCTGGAGCATCACAGGCTGGAACCCAATAATAACAGCTTACATTTCTATGACaacttaagatttacaaagtactcaATTCACAACCCTCAGTTGTGAgcaaatattattcccattttagagatgaagaaactgagacttacaGGGGAATGATTTCCCTAATCATACAGCTAAAAAAGTAcgagagccaggactcaaacctaggtcctttTGTCTCAGTCTAGTGCTCCTTCCTCTCCAAATCAGCATGTATTTATCACCTACTCTGTGGAAATTGCTATACTAGGTGctggagaatacaaagacaaaaactgatcagtccctaccctcaagaagccaTTAAGCCATTACCCATTaagaagacaacatgtatattTACAAGACCTgtacaaagtagatacaaggtGGTCAGGTGAGAAGGCCTTCTATGCCACTTCTGTCTCCTATGCCCACTCCCGACCCCAGAGGGCACACACCTCCAAAATGACGATGTCATAGTCACTGAACGAGCAGAACTGGTGGCTCCAAGTGGCATCATTTCGTATGACTTCATTAATGACATACTCAAAGTCGAGCGTGAGCTGCTCCACTGTCAGATACTGGCCCTTTAATGGACAAAGGGCCAGagatatacatacacgtatgctTGTTCCTCTTTGGCCCAGGTTGGCCTTCGCCACCCCTGATCTGCTGCATACCTGAAATACTGCCCGCTCTCTCATAGGCCGTAGATTCCTGCCCCGGAGATCAGTCACCACAAATGGAAGGGAGATCTTGTCATCTTCAAACCCTAGAGGTGGTGGAAGAGGGTGACAGGATGATAGATGGGGTGAGACTTTGGGGTTTGGAGTGGGCCTCTACTCTTCCCTaccctcacctgcaccctctcCTCACCATCCTCTGGTTCAGCCCAGTCCCCAGGCTCTAGCACATAATGGAGCTTGGTGTAGTTGACATAACCCGGCTCTGCAACAGGGGGCACTGTGTCAGGAGGACTGTCCCGGGGTCCTGACTCCCTGTCCAGGGCTGGGGCCTCACACGGCAGGCGACATCGGCTGCCCGAGGCCCCCAAGCAGGGGGGCTGTCGGGCCTCCTCCACGGCACCACCCTTTGCCTCCTTGGCCCTCCGGAAAATGTCAGCCACAAATTCCTTGGCTTTGGCAACAGCTGGCGAGGGCTCTGGAGGGCGAGCAGGGGTGGCCTCTGGGCAGGGTCCTCTGGACGCAGGGGGATCCTCTCGGCTCGGGGGCCCAGGAGGGTCAGGTGGGGCTGGCGGATGGGTGGTTCGGTCATAGAGGATTTGGCAGAAACTGCTGTCACCTAGAATAAGGGGATTTGAGTAGAGAAGCAGGTTGGGGGGAAAGAACACGGGGGTTCATAACTTACAAAGGCAAACCAGGGAGCTCTGGGttagaacctgggcaagtcatttctctctgggGATCTGTTCCTTTAGATGTAAAATGGGAAACAAGAGACTAAGGTAGCACTGACTAGATGGCAGCCAAGGCTCCTTCCACCTCCACATTCAATGGCCCTCATGAGAGCAGGTCAGGTTCTTCCCCTCTCTAGACCTCAATTCTTTCTCCTATAGGGAATTCGATTAGATAACCTGTAAAGTACCTCCTGGCTAGACATCTCATGATCCAGCGCTCCAAGGTAGCATCAAGAAACAGAAACGCTGAGGAAAAATTGTCTCTGATGCCTAATCCCTTCACTTAGTCGTAGGGAAGGGTAAAGAAAGCTGGctctacaaagaagggaaagacaTTTTCTACCCAGGAGAGAATGGGGTTGGGGTCTAGGAACTATCATTCTAAAGAGACACTGGATCAAAATCAAATCCTTCTGTTACTTATTAGTAATTGGACCTTGCATAAGTCACaacacctctctgaacctcagtttgccCACTTATAAAACAcagaggttggactacatgatttctaaagtccttccaaCCCTCCAATCCTTTGAGCCACCGGGACTGACCACAGTGCCCCGCTAAGGTGTCTTCCCGTTCTACAAGTGGCCGAGGGAGGGCCAGGCAGCTGGGCTGAAGCCAAGGCTTGGGGCTACAAGCCTACCTGCTGAGCAGACAGAGACTGCACAGGCCACCAGGGAGTAACTGGTGTTGAGCAACACCACCTGGTCCTTTTTGAGCTGGAAGGCTGGCTGGAAGGTGGGGAAGGGATAGACCACCTGGTACTTGGTATGCAGCATGAACCCATGTCTCAGGCAATGGGCACTAGGGTCtcctgaaacacacacacagatacacacagagcTATAACAAATGCCTATGGTACATGCTGGTGACACATTTCCACATGTACCCCACGGAGCAAACATGAAGGAAACACATCTAAAGGGACCTGTAACATACCCACTCCAAGACATCCCTGCAGTACATATGCCTgtcccaaaacaaaacagtgcaCCCCTGCAACAAGCACCTGCAAATGCATGGGCAGTACATAGGACACACAGCCTATGACATCCATAATACAACTACCACACACACATAACATAAGCATGCTTATGGTACATGCCTGGGACACTTCCATGCCTATACTGCACCCTTATGACACAAATACCCTGGTATTCTTTGTACCCTAACAATAGTACTTCCCACTGACACAGTGTAACTTGTACTGCTGTAGGTCCCTGCCCTAGCCTGGGCCACACGCAGGTCCACTCACCAGGATGGGAAAGGCTGGCATCTCGGCAGCTAGGGCAACGGTCTCTGGGTGGCATTGCCACAGTGCTAATGTAGATGTCCCGGTGGTTCTCATCACTCATCATCATCATGTTCATTAGAATCCCATTGGCTGACCGGGTGCtaagggggcagggggcaggctGAGCTGAAATCAATCCcaaccccctcctccttcctccccaacgTCGATCCCCAGCTTCCCCTGTCCTTCCGCCCCGCAAGCCCTCACTTGAAGCCAAAGACGATGACTTTGGAAGAGTCACTGGGCCACTCGCAAACAGTCAGATACAGGTCACTATAAatctcttcatcctggaagagcCGCACCTGCCTCACCTGTGGGCAGGATTTCACAGGAACCATGAACAGCATTTAGTAATAGAAGGCCCTTTGTGATCACctcatccaaccctctcatctcacagaaaagaaaaccaagtccCAAGGAGGGGAGGGACTCGAAGAgtggagattcaaacccaggcctctttTCTCTAGGCCCAGGATAAAGACTGAGAGCTAGATGGGACTGCCCCTTGCCCAGGGAAGAAAAGGGACAAGCAAGTGGCGAGGAGGCCCACAGAGGGTTACTCCAGCCCCGCCTTCCTACCAGCTTCAGCTTGCTGTGGACGTTGAATTCCCACCAATACAGGTGGTAGATATAGAAGGAGAAGTCATCATCACCACTGTTGCTCGTATAGGAGAGGACATAGCGGCCGCATTTGGAAAAACCCAGGAAGATGTGCCTGTGGAGGGGGTACTTTTCTGGCACCTGACAAGCACTAGtcttattcttcctccttccatcctcgCCCCCACCTCACCCCTAATTCTGAcatccatccccccaccccccactgcccCATCCTAGCATACATACAGCCTTGTCCCAGCCTCACCCCTAATTCTGACACCCATCCCCCATCCACCCACCCCATACTGCCCTGTcctagcatacacacacacacacagtcttgtCCCAACCTCACCCTGCACAAAGGAAGTCCTCATCCACAATGCTCTTTAAGGATACGCAGACACGGGGTGGTAGCTTACGGAACAGTCGAGGGGAGAGCTGCCCACTAATCTGGGGATGGGAAAAGGGGGAGGCCAGGCATCAAACTGCTTCTCTCCACTCCAGAGGCAGAGTCCATCCAAAGCTGCCCTGTTCCTAAACCTATACTGTCCTCTTCCTCTCAGTGAACTCCCTCTGACTCCCTGTCATTCTGTCACCCCATCTCCCAACTTTCTTCTCTCAGAGAAGTAGCTTTCGAGGTGTAGCCCAAATTGCCTCAATCTTTATTGTCCTGAGCCTAATTGACCTGTCCTTCGAACATCAGTTAGCCTTTCCTCCCTCCAAGCCTTTGCTCCTGCCATTCCCACTTATCCATATCCTGCTGCTTTCATGTCTCCCTTCCTAAACAGCATCTCCATCCCCACTTTCCAAATAGACAGAATCATGGAAGCTCAGAGATcagtcatccaatccaacccagaCCTGAATCAGAAAGCTCTTGACAACATCCTAATGAGGTCATTGAACCATTTCTTAAAGACCCTCAGGAAAGGAAAAACTACCTTCTCCTAAGATAGCCCATTTCCATTTGGAAAAGCTCTCTGTGAGAGAATATTTTCTTACATTAAACCTAAGTTTGCCTCTCTGCAACTCCCACCCACTGCTCCtacttctgtcctctgggaccacaTGGAACAAACCTATGCCTTCTTCCCCACAAtatcatcttcaaatatttgactaTAAAATCCTTTTCTATAGTCTCTTTTCTGGGCTAAGCATCCCCAATTCCTTTCCGTGATTATGAAATGTCAAGGTCTCCagaattagcttttttggctgccattgCACACTCCTGACTTATATGGAGTTTACAGTCACCAAATCCCCCAGAAGTCTTTCAAATAAGCTACTGTCCAGCCACGAGTCCTTCAATACTGGCCtactgaagttgattttttgaaccaatAAAAAGGACTTTGCATTTGCCCCTAATAAATTTCATCTAATTTGGCCCACTATTCTAGCCTCCTGGAAATTTTTTGGGATCATTTCATTTGTGTGAAtcatcccttccagcttcagaACAGCGGTAATACTGGTAAGTATACCATCTATACTTTAACCCAAGtcaataacaataacagtaataccTTGCACCCAGTCCACCCCTCAAATGCAGTGTTCAATACCATTGCTTTGCTATCTTTCAAGATTAAGCTAAAGAAACATTCACTGCATGAAAAATtcaatgacatatatatatagatacattgtatacacacacacacacccctttgtcTCCCCAATAACAAAGTAAACCCCTGAAGGTTAGACTCTCTttctggaaagtcatttaatccctctgagcctcaggtagagcagtgaatagagcgccaggcctggagtaagaaggactaatcttcctgagttcaaatctggtctcagatacttactagctgtgtgaccctgggcaagtcacttgaccctgtttgcttcagtttcctatctatcaaatgaactagaaaaggaaatggcaaactactctagtgtctttgccaagaaaaccccaaatggggtcatgaaggatcagttttctcatttgaaaaaggataaataatctctaaggccccttccagctctaaacctatgatccttccCTGGCTGCCAGCTGGGCTCACAGTGGGATTTTTTAAGTGTCTAGGAATGGATCTGCTTGGACCCTGAACATACTAATAGAACTGCCAAGTTTCCTAGGCTTTCACTTTCTTGTCAGGTACTGATGGGACAGAAACAATGTGTGAGCGCAAGTGAACATATGAGTGAGTAGGAGCCTAGAGACTGAATCTTGGGGACAGGCTAaactaaaagagacaaaaatgaattaaCAAGTTCTTTCTTCATGAAGCTCGTCAGTAGGGGAGAGATCTGTGCATATGGATTACCATAaatctgccccccccaccccatttccctcaaccctcccccccatccccttcatgGTTCTTTTTACTCTTTAACAGACTTTCTCCTTACTTACAGCACCCACCCCACATCTCTAACACCAACTATACGGTTTTATTATTCTCTGGAACATATTCTCTTCCTCTATGCTCTCCTTCCTCTAACACCTCTCCACATTACCCTTTTATGCCCGGTATAAGGGCTTCTGCTCTATATCATGCTCTTCTCCATCACTCCTTTCCTTCTCCGATACTCTTGCTGGAAGGGTCTACCTCCTGCCCCCCCAGTCCAGAGGCGGGCTCACTGAAGCAcccctttcttctcccatccCTGGAGAGCCCCCTCTCATACTAACctctcccaccaccacccccattcctCGGTACCCCTGCTCCACTACCAGATCTCCATCACACCCTTCCCTGTCACTCTTCCCATCTGCTAAGgccttcctcctctataaagcGCTTTCCTTCATCACCTTTTCCTCCACCTCCGATGCTCTCGCCCCTCACGACCCGCCTCACCGACCCCCATAAGGCCTTCgtccccccttcctctccacggcccagccccccaccccttctccccacaatcctttccttctccccctcccccccagcgtCCTCCCCTCTAAGGCCCTTCCCCCcagaatgtacacacacacacaccccccgtGCCCCTCCCCCCCGGACGCCCTCCCCTCTCCGGTTCTCCCCTCGGGAGCCCCCTCCCCCGCCCGATCCTCCGAGCTTCGGCCGAGCTCTCACCCTGACACGCTCCAGCTGCTTGAGGACATGTTCCCGCCGCCGCCCTCCGGCCCGCTTCCCTCCAAGGCCTCCGCCGCCTCCGCCGCCGCTCCCGGCCCCGCTGTTCCGCTCCGATTTCGAGCTGGGCGCCATTttcaccccctccctccacttccgGAGCAACCGGCCCCGTCGCCCCACCCCCTCCGCCTCTTCATTGGCCCTATCCGAGGGATGCGGCGAGCCGGTTGGAGGGGAGTCGGACCTCGGAGCTTCTTCCCGCTCGACCTGTCCATCAAAGCCATCCCGGATGGTGATTGGTAAATCTGGCGCCGCAGTCGCATTTCGGTAGGCCGCATGCGCTGCCAGTTCCATTGACCCCGCCTTCCCCTTGATACTAACCAATCAATAAGCAGAATGTGCTCGGATCCCCTGCAGACAACTCTTAGTCTATGGGTAGGGGGGCTTGTCAATCTCATTATCGAAACGCCCCCTTGAGGCCGCTAGGTTTCCATAGAGACCGTAAGAGGCCCTGGCACCGAGGGCTCTCTGTGGTCCAGAAGGGGCCTAGTCTCCACTTCTTTGGGATGTCTGTAGATAGTGCCTGACGACTACACTCAAGTCCTGTTACCCTGGCAACCACCTGGAGCCTTTCAttcattctcccccacccccaccccagtaccTACTATGGGCTGGGAAGAGACAGATAAGAGCCTGCTTTCAgtggagaatgaaagaaagtcTGGATAAGGACTGCTGCTCCCCATCTAAGCCTTAGGGAAGGCTTCCAGAGTCCTGAGCGGGGCCTTGAAgaatggggaaggcttccaggtTTAGGCTACTGCAGTCTCAAAAGATAGAAATGGGAAAACTTGGGGGCACATAGAGTGGTACAGTGAGTGGGCCAGTCTGAAGGGGCCATTAGGTAAATAAACGTCGTGGGGAGAGTGCAGAGGAGTagtgggaaagaggaaagggagtttGGAACTAAGccatagagggccttgaatgctacTATCATCAGTTTAAATTTATTCCTACAGTCAGTGAGAGTACTGAGAAAAGGAGGGACATGACATTATGAACATGGGTCTGGTGACTTGTGCAGGAAAGATTGGTTTTAGGAGAAACTGAACGCACAGCTAGGAAGggattacaataatccaggtgagaggccATGAGACTCCAGGCCAGGGTGatggcaaagagagagagagagagagagagagattcactTCATAACATCCTGAGTTTGAAGTGCTGGACAGTGTATCTAGGTGAAAATGTCCATTAGGCAGTACCTGTGAGACAGGAATTtaggagatgaagaaatagaCACCGTGTGCATTgaggtgataattgaagccaCGGGCGGTAAAAAGAGTATGCAGAGGAGAGGAGTCCcaagagagaagatgagagaagtcccagaaaaggagaggaatcctaggagaagagaagagtctAGGGGACACCCACATTTAGGGAGTAGGAGAAAGAATAAGAGCCAGTGAGGTAGAATATAGAACTATAAGAGGTCAGTATGCCACTGCAAGGGAGGAGAAAAGTATCCAGGAGAGGGGATGGCCACCAATGCCAAATGctgtaaacaacaaaaaaaaaaagtcaagaaggatgaagactgggaAAAGTTATTGATGAGGAGATCACTGGTGACCTTTGAGAGTGAAACTTTCAGTTGAGTGATAGGGTTAAGGATTGATTTACTGAGTGGAAGAAAGATGAGGCAGTGAGTATGAATGATTTTTAGAAGTCTGGcaatgaaagggagaagagagatacTCCAGAAGGTTGCAGAGTTGaggaaaaggcattttttttagGATAGGGCTAGCCAGGTATAATCTTAGGCTTtatggaaagaggaaaataaagaggaAGGATAAAAGAGAGGGAATAAGCAAGGTCCCAAAGAATATGggttggaataataatagcataagATTTACTATGCATCTTCTAGCTCGAGGAAATCTTATAGGCCTTTAAGATAAAAAGATGATAGGTGGCTAAAAagatggctaacatgacaaaacaggaaaattataaatgctagagatgTGGGACAaactactgcattgttggtggagttgtgaactgatctaaccattctggagagcaatttggaactatgcccaaaaatgtgcatacccttcaacCCAGCAATACTGTTTCTACGGCTGTATtcaaaagagatcatacaaatgggaaaaggacccgtgtgtacaaaaatatttatagcagctcttttgtggtggcaaagaattggaaatcaggaggatgcccatcaatcggggaatggctaaacaagttgtggtatgtgaatgtaatggaatattattgtgctataagaaatgaagagcagacggacttcataacaacccagaatgacctatatgaactgatgctgagtgaggggagcagaaccaggggaacattgtacacaattacagacacattgactaactttgacagacctggctcctctcagcaatgcaaggttctaagacagctccaaaagaaattggaaaaagaattacagagtatgaatgcagattgaagcaaactatttgctctctcttttatttttttatatatttttttgtttcttctttcttgtggttcattccaatggttataattcttctttacaacttgattatggtgaaaatatgtttaatataaaggtatatgtagaacctatatcaaattacatgctgtcttgggtggggagggaagagaaggagggggagaaaatttggaactctaaaacttgtggaactaaaggtggtaaactaaaaataaataagtttaaaagaaaaaaaaggtaaaaagatgaGCTGTGACCCAGTCCTTACCCTCTAAGAGCATAGCTGGAGGTGAGGACAGGGAGAACATGACATGTGAATATGCCCCTTTTCACAAGCTTATATCGACTAATGAGAGAACTCCCTGGCAATTGGGAGCTGTCTATCATGGCTGCATGGGGTTTGGTCAAAAGAAGATCTCTCCTTAGTCcatggattttaactcagatggtcctgactccagacccagagctccatccactgtactatctagctCCCTCTAGGTGACCCCTAAGTTGATCCTTGAAGAACGAAAAAGATTTTAATGAGTCATGATGAGGAGGTAGTACATTTCAGCCATGGGGTTAGCCTGTGCTAATACACCAAGGTAGGAGGTAGCAGGACAAGATCAGGTTAGACTTTAGAATTTGTGGATAATACAGGTGAAAgcctagagaagggaaagatCCCCATCTTTGAGGTAGTAAGAACAGAAGAAGAGTCCATGGATTAAGACACAGAATGACTGAGTTAGGGAGGCATTGCGGTGAataggaaagaatactggatttgggggtcagaggacctgagttcaaatctcagctctgggaCCTTTtaaaccttggtca from Trichosurus vulpecula isolate mTriVul1 chromosome 1, mTriVul1.pri, whole genome shotgun sequence includes:
- the DCAF15 gene encoding DDB1- and CUL4-associated factor 15 isoform X2, whose amino-acid sequence is MAPSSKSERNSGAGSGGGGGGGLGGKRAGGRRREHVLKQLERVRISGQLSPRLFRKLPPRVCVSLKSIVDEDFLCAGHIFLGFSKCGRYVLSYTSNSGDDDFSFYIYHLYWWEFNVHSKLKLVRQVRLFQDEEIYSDLYLTVCEWPSDSSKVIVFGFNTRSANGILMNMMMMSDENHRDIYISTVAMPPRDRCPSCRDASLSHPGDPSAHCLRHGFMLHTKYQVVYPFPTFQPAFQLKKDQVVLLNTSYSLVACAVSVCSAGDSSFCQILYDRTTHPPAPPDPPGPPSREDPPASRGPCPEATPARPPEPSPAVAKAKEFVADIFRRAKEAKGGAVEEARQPPCLGASGSRCRLPCEAPALDRESGPRDSPPDTVPPVAEPGYVNYTKLHYVLEPGDWAEPEDGFEDDKISLPFVVTDLRGRNLRPMRERAVFQGQYLTVEQLTLDFEYVINEVIRNDATWSHQFCSFSDYDIVILEVCPETNQVLINIGLLLLAFPSPNEEAQLRPKTYHTSLKVAWDLNTGIFVTVSVGDLTEVKGQTSGSVWSSYRKSCVDMVMKWLVPENSGRYVNRMTNEALHKGCSLKVLADNERYTWIVL
- the DCAF15 gene encoding DDB1- and CUL4-associated factor 15 isoform X1, with amino-acid sequence MAPSSKSERNSGAGSGGGGGGGLGGKRAGGRRREHVLKQLERVRISGQLSPRLFRKLPPRVCVSLKSIVDEDFLCAGHIFLGFSKCGRYVLSYTSNSGDDDFSFYIYHLYWWEFNVHSKLKLVRQVRLFQDEEIYSDLYLTVCEWPSDSSKVIVFGFNTRSANGILMNMMMMSDENHRDIYISTVAMPPRDRCPSCRDASLSHPGDPSAHCLRHGFMLHTKYQVVYPFPTFQPAFQLKKDQVVLLNTSYSLVACAVSVCSAGDSSFCQILYDRTTHPPAPPDPPGPPSREDPPASRGPCPEATPARPPEPSPAVAKAKEFVADIFRRAKEAKGGAVEEARQPPCLGASGSRCRLPCEAPALDRESGPRDSPPDTVPPVAEPGYVNYTKLHYVLEPGDWAEPEDGFEDDKISLPFVVTDLRGRNLRPMRERAVFQGQYLTVEQLTLDFEYVINEVIRNDATWSHQFCSFSDYDIVILEVCPETNQVLINIGLLLLAFPSPNEEAQLRPKTYHTSLKVAWDLNTGIFVTVSVGDLTEVKGQTSGSVWSSYRKSCVDMVMKWLVPENSGRYVNRMTNEALHKGGAQAVSTTQRSLPLLAWPVGLLIWL